Genomic DNA from Nitrosarchaeum koreense MY1:
CTCTACATGATTTTATTTTGATCTCAGCACAATGCATAATGATTGTGTTTACTGAGTCTTTGCATTCTACAGTGATTATTTCCTTACCAATGAAGGTAAAATTTTTAAAAATAGGCTCAAATTCAAGTACATAATTTACAGGAAATACCTTCACACTGAGAGTGCTTTTGTAGCGCTTTATCTAAATTTCTAATAACAGAAAAAGACGAAAATCAAATAAAGCCTTTAAAATAATGAATCATGATCACAAAACATGAAACAAAAGACTGCTTCAAGACGTGTTAAGATCCTAGTTGCCAAGTTGGGCTTAGATGGTCACGATAGAGGAGCTCTTGTATTATGTAGAGCATTTAGAGATGCAGGGATGGAAGTAATTTACTCGGGTCTATTTGCAACCCCAGATAGAATTGCACAAATTGCAGAAGACGAAGACGTGGATGCAATTGCAATGAGTTTACTTAATGGTGCACATGGAACATTATTTCCAAGAGTAGTTCAAGCATTAAACAAGAAAGGAATCAAAGATGTACTAGTAGTTGGAGGCGGAGTAATACCCGAAGTAGATAAAAAAGATCTTAAAAAATCAGGTGTTGATGAGGTATTTGGTCCAGGTACACCATTAAATGAAATAATTGATCATATCACCAATGGCGTTTCAAAATTAAGAAAATTATAATAAATTATTCTGTAGAGTCGGGCCACATCATCTTACGCATTTGCTTTCCAACTTTCTCAATTTGATGGGCTTCAGTCTCTTTCATGTATTTATCAAATGAATCTTTACCATGTTTCTGATATTCATCAATCCATTCTTTATTGAAAGTTCCATCCTGAATCATTTTTAGAACTTTTTTCATGTTGTCTTTACTTTCACTAGTAATTACCATTGGACCACGTGTTAAACCACCATACCTTGCAGTCTCACTAACACGTCTCCACATTCCATTGATTCCATATCTTTGAATCATATCTACAATTAATTTTAGTTCATGTAATACCTCAAAGTATGCAATTTCTGGCTGATAGCCTGCCTCAACTAAAGTCTCAAATGAAGCTTGTATCATAGATGCAGCGCCGCCACAAAGATCTGCTTGTTCTCCAAACCAATCAGTTTCAACTTCTTCTTTGAACGTGGTTTGAATTAGCCCTGCACGTGCACTACCAATTGCCTTTGCAATTCCTAGTGTTCTATCCCAAGCTTTTCCAGTGAAATCTTGATGTACTGCAACAATCGATGGAGTACCAAAGTTTTCAAGATATGTCTCTCGTACTTTGGAGCCAGGTCCTTTTGGGGCAACCATGATAATGTCAATATCTTTTGGAGCATCAATCCATTTCCAATGAATTGCGGCCGCATGTGAAAATGATAACGCCTTTCCTTTAGAGAGATTAGGTCCAATTTCAGATTTGTAAACTTCTGATTGGATCATGTCTGGAAGTAAAACGTGAATTATATCGGCTTTTTTGCATGCATCAGATACAGACATTACTTTATGACCATCAGATTCTGCTTTTTTCCAGCTGTTTCCACCTTTTTTAAGACCAACAATTATGTTAAGACCAGAATCTTTCATGTTATTTGATTGAGCATCCCCTTGTATGCCATAACCAATTACGGCTATTGTTTGATCTTTTAATGGATCTAAGCTGATGTCTTTATCTTTCCATGTTTTTGCCATATAATTACTCAAAATATTGCAAATATTAACTATAGAATTTCATATTTCAATAATTTTGTTGCAACCACGACACTTTACTATGACCTTATCTCCAGGCAGTCGATGAAATCTCTTTGAGCCACAATGAGGGCAAATGGGACAAGCACGTATTGGTTCCATTAGTGTTCAGTTGGTTTTGTATCGGACTTTGATATTATTTCCAGTCTTTTTTTGCCATTGATCTTTTGTAAAAATTTAGCAACCGCCTCAGGAACAAGTATTTGCCAGTTATCATCAGATATTATCATTTGACGGATATGAGATGCATTGTATTGTGATCTTTCTAGAAATTTTGGGGTTATTACATCAATTGAAGAATCGGCAAGTAGCATTTTGACATAATCATTTCCACTGTATACTTTATCAAAGTGAGGCAATGCAGATTTTAGAAAGGATGACCAAGTTGCAATATTGAATTGATTTTCAATTGCAACAATAAAACATCGAGATAAATTAATTTCAGATTCTTTTAATGAATCATGTATCATTTCAATTCGCTCACCAGCGGTAAAAGGATCTTTTTCTAAATAATTGAATTGAGAGCTAGTAATTGCAATAATTACCTCATCGCATTGATCAAGAATTTGTTTTACCAAATCTAAATGCCCCAAATGGAAAGGCTGAAACCTGCCCATCATCAATCCACGCATAAATTATGATAATTTTTGATTTAATTAAATGAGTCTATTTGATTGGGCCACTACCAAGAATTCTAATGGTTGTGGATTCGGGTTTTAAAATTACTGCAATATCATCAGCATTGTAAACTATTGGTTTTTCAAATTTTAGTTTCAAAGGAGCAATTGATGAAAATTTGGCTGCTTTTATTTGCAGGCCTACACTAACAAGACATCCTTGATTTTCAGCAATGTCAGTTTTATAAAATGGACTTTTAGTAAAATCAAGCTCAATTTCAGATTTAACACTAACGGTTCCTTCCTTTGCAATAACATCACCTCGTCCAACCTCATCTGGTTTTGCACCTTTTACTGCAAGACCTACTCTTGCAGGACAAATAGATTCCTCAACTGGGTCATCATGCATTTGAATTGATTTTATCATTACATCAATTCCTGCAGGGTATAGTTTGAGGTTATCATATTGTTTGATTGTTCCACATGTTACTTTACCAAGAATTACTGTTCCAACACCTTTAACATCAAAGCATTGATCAATTACCATTCTTGGAGGATCAGTGTTTGAAGTTGGCTGAATCTTGTCCATTTCTTCTTTGAGTTTGCCCTGTTCAACTTTAAGGTATTTTTCAACTACAGTACCTTTTATCATTGAATTTAACTTTGATTCATCAACATCAAAAGTATGAGATAAGATTCCTTGAGTTTTTTTTAGCGTATCAAGTGCAATAATTTGCTCCCCAGTGAATTTGTCAAGTTTATCAACAAGAAATATTACAAATTCAGCTAGATTGATTGATTGTAAAAGGGGTTGTATTTTATCTGGAAACCCACTAGGAGTCACCCAAGTTTTGATAACATCAGATTCCTTCCTATCATAAAGAGAAAGATCAGTCACAGTTCCTTTTTTGCCAAATTCTGCTGCAATGTCTTGTTTTCCCAAGACTACAAAATTTATGGACTTAACCATATATCTAAGTAAGAAATCAGGCTT
This window encodes:
- a CDS encoding cobalamin B12-binding domain-containing protein; the encoded protein is MKQKTASRRVKILVAKLGLDGHDRGALVLCRAFRDAGMEVIYSGLFATPDRIAQIAEDEDVDAIAMSLLNGAHGTLFPRVVQALNKKGIKDVLVVGGGVIPEVDKKDLKKSGVDEVFGPGTPLNEIIDHITNGVSKLRKL
- the ilvC gene encoding ketol-acid reductoisomerase is translated as MSNYMAKTWKDKDISLDPLKDQTIAVIGYGIQGDAQSNNMKDSGLNIIVGLKKGGNSWKKAESDGHKVMSVSDACKKADIIHVLLPDMIQSEVYKSEIGPNLSKGKALSFSHAAAIHWKWIDAPKDIDIIMVAPKGPGSKVRETYLENFGTPSIVAVHQDFTGKAWDRTLGIAKAIGSARAGLIQTTFKEEVETDWFGEQADLCGGAASMIQASFETLVEAGYQPEIAYFEVLHELKLIVDMIQRYGINGMWRRVSETARYGGLTRGPMVITSESKDNMKKVLKMIQDGTFNKEWIDEYQKHGKDSFDKYMKETEAHQIEKVGKQMRKMMWPDSTE
- a CDS encoding nicotinamide-nucleotide adenylyltransferase; translation: MRGLMMGRFQPFHLGHLDLVKQILDQCDEVIIAITSSQFNYLEKDPFTAGERIEMIHDSLKESEINLSRCFIVAIENQFNIATWSSFLKSALPHFDKVYSGNDYVKMLLADSSIDVITPKFLERSQYNASHIRQMIISDDNWQILVPEAVAKFLQKINGKKRLEIISKSDTKPTEH
- a CDS encoding EF-Tu/IF-2/RF-3 family GTPase, which gives rise to MVKSINFVVLGKQDIAAEFGKKGTVTDLSLYDRKESDVIKTWVTPSGFPDKIQPLLQSINLAEFVIFLVDKLDKFTGEQIIALDTLKKTQGILSHTFDVDESKLNSMIKGTVVEKYLKVEQGKLKEEMDKIQPTSNTDPPRMVIDQCFDVKGVGTVILGKVTCGTIKQYDNLKLYPAGIDVMIKSIQMHDDPVEESICPARVGLAVKGAKPDEVGRGDVIAKEGTVSVKSEIELDFTKSPFYKTDIAENQGCLVSVGLQIKAAKFSSIAPLKLKFEKPIVYNADDIAVILKPESTTIRILGSGPIK